One Aegilops tauschii subsp. strangulata cultivar AL8/78 chromosome 7, Aet v6.0, whole genome shotgun sequence genomic window carries:
- the LOC109750142 gene encoding AP2-like ethylene-responsive transcription factor At1g79700 isoform X3: protein MASLGSFHRPGSRKDRRISSPSGGTAEGLAATRVIQRVYLGAYGGEEAAARAYDLRALKYWGHDTILDFLLSSYDQELKEMEEQSREEYIGSLRRKSTCF, encoded by the exons ATGGCCTCTCTAGGCTCCTTTCATAGACCTGG AAGCAGAAAAGATAGAAGAATCTCATCTCCTTCTGGCGGAACGGCAGAGGGCTTGGCTGCTACCAGGGTGATCCAAAGGGTGTATCTAG GGGCGTATGGCGGCGAGGAAGCGGCGGCGCGCGCCTACGACCTGAGGGCATTGAAGTACTGGGGCCACGACACCATCCTCGACTTCCTA CTGTCTAGCTACGACCAAGAGTTGAAGGAAATGGAGGAGCAATCCAGGGAAGAGTACATCGGTTCGCTCCGGAG GAAAAGCACATGCTTCTGA
- the LOC109750142 gene encoding AP2-like ethylene-responsive transcription factor At1g79700 isoform X2, with translation MWKDDLLSLLLDSLAAAEERFHGNKHPWLLPSLAPFLYCGPLDPLLIQLTEGAYGGEEAAARAYDLRALKYWGHDTILDFLLSSYDQELKEMEEQSREEYIGSLRRKSTCF, from the exons ATGTGGAAG GACGACCTGCTTAGCCTGCTACTCGACTCCCTAGCAGCAGCTGAGGAGAGGTTCCATGGGAACAAGCACCCATGGTTGCTGCCTTCGTTAGCACCGTTCCTTTACTGCGGCCCTTTAGATCCTTTGCTGATCCAGCTCACAGAAG GGGCGTATGGCGGCGAGGAAGCGGCGGCGCGCGCCTACGACCTGAGGGCATTGAAGTACTGGGGCCACGACACCATCCTCGACTTCCTA CTGTCTAGCTACGACCAAGAGTTGAAGGAAATGGAGGAGCAATCCAGGGAAGAGTACATCGGTTCGCTCCGGAG GAAAAGCACATGCTTCTGA
- the LOC109750142 gene encoding AP2-like ethylene-responsive transcription factor At1g79700 isoform X1: MWKDDLLSLLLDSLAAAEERFHGNKHPWLLPSLAPFLYCGPLDPLLIQLTEGAYGGEEAAARAYDLRALKYWGHDTILDFLVPLPSYSSLSSYDQELKEMEEQSREEYIGSLRRKSTCF, from the exons ATGTGGAAG GACGACCTGCTTAGCCTGCTACTCGACTCCCTAGCAGCAGCTGAGGAGAGGTTCCATGGGAACAAGCACCCATGGTTGCTGCCTTCGTTAGCACCGTTCCTTTACTGCGGCCCTTTAGATCCTTTGCTGATCCAGCTCACAGAAG GGGCGTATGGCGGCGAGGAAGCGGCGGCGCGCGCCTACGACCTGAGGGCATTGAAGTACTGGGGCCACGACACCATCCTCGACTTCCTAGTACCGCTTCCAAGCTACTCCTCA CTGTCTAGCTACGACCAAGAGTTGAAGGAAATGGAGGAGCAATCCAGGGAAGAGTACATCGGTTCGCTCCGGAG GAAAAGCACATGCTTCTGA
- the LOC109750142 gene encoding uncharacterized protein isoform X4: MWKDDLLSLLLDSLAAAEERFHGNKHPWLLPSLAPFLYCGPLDPLLIQLTEGAYGGEEAAARAYDLRALKYWGHDTILDFLVPLPSYSSVCCCLATTKS, translated from the exons ATGTGGAAG GACGACCTGCTTAGCCTGCTACTCGACTCCCTAGCAGCAGCTGAGGAGAGGTTCCATGGGAACAAGCACCCATGGTTGCTGCCTTCGTTAGCACCGTTCCTTTACTGCGGCCCTTTAGATCCTTTGCTGATCCAGCTCACAGAAG GGGCGTATGGCGGCGAGGAAGCGGCGGCGCGCGCCTACGACCTGAGGGCATTGAAGTACTGGGGCCACGACACCATCCTCGACTTCCTAGTACCGCTTCCAAGCTACTCCTCAGTGTGTTG CTGTCTAGCTACGACCAAGAGTTGA